The Rattus rattus isolate New Zealand chromosome 1, Rrattus_CSIRO_v1, whole genome shotgun sequence genome includes a region encoding these proteins:
- the Med16 gene encoding mediator of RNA polymerase II transcription subunit 16 isoform X7 — translation MAAPDPGRWGECGPRPPGRLGARGGQEPGTVLGAVGMMDLAYVCEWEKWAKSTYCPSLPLACAWSCRNLIAFTTDLRNDDQDLTHMIHILDTEHPWEVHSVSSGHSEAITCLEWDQSGSRLLSADADGQIKCWSMADHLANSWESSVGSQVEGDPIVALSWLHNGVKLALHVEKSGASSFGEKFSRVKFSPSLTLFGGKPMEGWIAVTVSGLVTVSLLKPSGQVLTSTESLCRLRGRVALADIAFTGGGNIVVAAADGSSASPVKFYKVCVSVVSEKCRIDTEILPSLFMRCTTDPNRKDRFPAITHLKFLARDMSEQVLLCASSQTSSLVECWSLRKEGLPVNNIFQQISPVVGDKQPMILKWRILSATNDLDRVSAVALPKLPISLTNTDLKVASDTQFYPGLGLALAFQDGSVHMVHRLSLQTMAVFYSSAPRSLDEPALKRPRTTGPAVHFKAMQLSWTSLALVGIDNHGKLSMLRISPSLGHALEPKLALQHLLFLLEYCMVTGYDWWDILLHVQPGMVQSLVERLHEEYTRQKPALQQVLSTRILAMKASLCKLSPCTVARVCDYHTKLFLMAITSTLKSLLRPHFLNTPDKSPGDRLAEICAKITDVDIDKVMINLKTEEFVLDMNTLQALQQLLQWVGDFVLYLLVSLPNQGSALRPGHSFLRDGASLGMLRELMVVIRIWGLLKPSCLPVYTATSDTQDSMSLLFRLLTKLWICCKAVTRAQPVSPMRAWWTNAACCPASCWSPAWTGFLPVTAWSVACSPNSPCACASAGHPPCPAAPPPCSWTASPGPLGSPRSTTFGGYTWVPTPRKSAKPAPGVAVSPC, via the exons ATGGCGGCGCCGGATCCCGGGCGTTGGGGCGAGTGTGGACCGCGGCCGCCCGGTCGGCTGGGCGCCCGGGGCGGACAG gaGCCAGGGACCGTGCTGGGTGCGGTGGGCATGATGGACCTAGCCTATGTGTGCGAATGGGAGAAGTGGGCCAAGAGCACGTACTGCCCGTCGCTGCCCCTGGCCTGCGCCTGGTCCTGCAGGAACCTCATTGCCTTCACCACAGACCTACGCAATGATGACCAGG ACCTCACACACATGATTCATATCCTTGACACAGAACATCCCTGGGAAGTGCACTCTGTCAGCTCTGGCCACAGTGAGGCCATCACCTGCCTGGAATGGGACCAGTCAG GGTCCCGGCTCCTGTCTGCCGATGCTGACGGGCAGATCAAATGTTGGAGCATGGCTGACCACCTGGCCAACAGCTGGGAGAGCTCCGTGGGCAGCCAGGTGGAAGGGGACCCCATCGTGGCTCTGTCCTGGCTGCATAACGGGGTGAAACTGGCACTGCACGTAGAGAAG TCTGGTGCCTCCAGCTTCGGAGAAAAGTTCTCCCGGGTGAAATTCTCCCCGTCTCTCACGCTGTTTGGTGGCAAGCCGATGGAGGGTTGGATTGCGGTGACAGTCAGCGGCCTGGTCACTGTGTCCCTCCTGAAGCCCAGCGGGCAGGTGCTGACGTCCACGGAGAGCCTGTGCCGGCTGCGTGGCCGAGTGGCACTGGCCGACATCGCCTTCACAGGCGGTGGGAACATCGTTGTGGCCGCTGCGGACGGCAGCAGTGCATCGCCCGTGAAGTTCTACAAGGTGTGCGTGAGCGTGGTGAGCGAGAAGTGCCGCATCGACACGGAGATCCTGCCCTCGCTGTTTATGCGCTGCACCACCGACCCCAACCGCAAGGACCGGTTCCCTGCCATCACACACCTCAAGTTCCTGGCGAGAGACATGTCTGAGCAG GTGCTCCTGTGTGCATCCAGCCAGACCAGCAGCCTGGTGGAGTGCTGGTCCCTTCGGAAAGAGGGCCTTCCTGTGAACAACATCTTCCAGCAGATCTCGCCTGTGG TTGGTGACAAACAGCCCATGATCCTCAAGTGGCGGATCCTGTCAGCCACCAACGACCTGGACCGTGTATCAGCTGTGGCACTGCCGAAACTGCCCATCTCACTCACCAACACTGACCTCAAGGTGGCCAGTGACACCCAGTTCTATCCAGGCCTTG GCTTGGCGCTGGCCTTCCAGGACGGCAGCGTGCACATGGTGCATCGGCTATCCCTTCAGACCATGGCTGTATTCTACAGCTCGGCCCCACGCTCTCTGGATGAGCCTGCCCTGAAGCGCCCACGCACCACAGGCCCCGCCGTACACTTCAAGGCCATGCAGCTGTCCTGGACTTCGCTGGCCCTGGTGGGCATCGATAACCACGGGAAG CTCAGCATGCTGCGCATCTCTCCGTCCCTGGGCCACGCGCTGGAGCCCAAGCTAGCCCTGCAGCACCTGCTGTTCCTGCTGGAGTACTGCATGGTGACCGGCTACGACTGGTGGGACATCCTGCTCCACgtgcagccaggcatggtgcagagCCTGGTGGAGCGGCTGCACGAGGAGTACACACGCCAGAAGCCTGCCCTACAACAG GTCCTCTCCACCCGGATCTTGGCCATGAAGGCCTCGCTGTGCAAGCTGTCACCCTGCACCGTGGCTCGTGTGTGTGACTACCACACCAAGCTGTTCCTCATGGCTATCACATCCACTCTCAAGTCGCTGCTGCGCCCACACTTCCTCAACACCCCTGACAAGAGCCCTGGAGACCGCCTGGCCGAGATCTGTGCCAAGATCACTGATGTTG ACATCGACAAAGTCATGATCAACCTGAAGACAGAAGAGTTTGTCCTAGACATGAACACTTTGCAGGCGCTGCAGCAGTTGCTACAATGGGTGGGAGACTTCGTGCTCTACCTCCTGGTCAGCCTGCCCAACCAG GGCTCCGCACTGAGGCCGGGCCACAGCTTCCTCCGGGATGGTGCCTCACTGGGTATGCTGCGGGAATTGATGGTTGTCATCCGAATATGGGGCCTACTGAAGCCCAGTTGCCTGCCCGTCTATACAGCCACCTCAGACACCCAGGACAGCATGTCCCTGCTCTTCCGGCTGCTCACCAAGCTGTGGATTTGCTGTAAG GCCGTGACGAGGGCCCAGCCAGTGAGCCCGATGAGGGCTTGGTGGACGAATGCTGCCTGCTGCCCAGCCAGCTGCTGGTCCCCAGCCTGGACTGGCTTCCTGCCAGTGACGGCCTGGTCAGTCGCCTGCAGCCCAAACAGCCCTTGCGCCTGCGCTTCGGCAGGGCACCCACCCTGCCCAGCAGCACCTCCACCCTGCAGCTGGACGGCCTCACCAG GGCCCCTGGGCAGCCCAAGATCGACCACCTTCGGAGGCTACACCTGGGTGCCTACCCCACGGAAGAGTGCAAAGCCTGCACCAG GTGTGGCTGTGTCACCATGCTGA
- the Med16 gene encoding mediator of RNA polymerase II transcription subunit 16 isoform X3, whose protein sequence is MAAPDPGRWGECGPRPPGRLGARGGQEPGTVLGAVGMMDLAYVCEWEKWAKSTYCPSLPLACAWSCRNLIAFTTDLRNDDQDLTHMIHILDTEHPWEVHSVSSGHSEAITCLEWDQSGSRLLSADADGQIKCWSMADHLANSWESSVGSQVEGDPIVALSWLHNGVKLALHVEKSGASSFGEKFSRVKFSPSLTLFGGKPMEGWIAVTVSGLVTVSLLKPSGQVLTSTESLCRLRGRVALADIAFTGGGNIVVAAADGSSASPVKFYKVCVSVVSEKCRIDTEILPSLFMRCTTDPNRKDRFPAITHLKFLARDMSEQVLLCASSQTSSLVECWSLRKEGLPVNNIFQQISPVVGDKQPMILKWRILSATNDLDRVSAVALPKLPISLTNTDLKVASDTQFYPGLGLALAFQDGSVHMVHRLSLQTMAVFYSSAPRSLDEPALKRPRTTGPAVHFKAMQLSWTSLALVGIDNHGKLSMLRISPSLGHALEPKLALQHLLFLLEYCMVTGYDWWDILLHVQPGMVQSLVERLHEEYTRQKPALQQVLSTRILAMKASLCKLSPCTVARVCDYHTKLFLMAITSTLKSLLRPHFLNTPDKSPGDRLAEICAKITDVDIDKVMINLKTEEFVLDMNTLQALQQLLQWVGDFVLYLLVSLPNQGSALRPGHSFLRDGASLGMLRELMVVIRIWGLLKPSCLPVYTATSDTQDSMSLLFRLLTKLWICCRDEGPASEPDEGLVDECCLLPSQLLVPSLDWLPASDGLVSRLQPKQPLRLRFGRAPTLPSSTSTLQLDGLTRAPGQPKIDHLRRLHLGAYPTEECKACTRCGCVTMLKSPNKTTAVKQWEQRWIKNCLCGGLWRRVPLSCS, encoded by the exons ATGGCGGCGCCGGATCCCGGGCGTTGGGGCGAGTGTGGACCGCGGCCGCCCGGTCGGCTGGGCGCCCGGGGCGGACAG gaGCCAGGGACCGTGCTGGGTGCGGTGGGCATGATGGACCTAGCCTATGTGTGCGAATGGGAGAAGTGGGCCAAGAGCACGTACTGCCCGTCGCTGCCCCTGGCCTGCGCCTGGTCCTGCAGGAACCTCATTGCCTTCACCACAGACCTACGCAATGATGACCAGG ACCTCACACACATGATTCATATCCTTGACACAGAACATCCCTGGGAAGTGCACTCTGTCAGCTCTGGCCACAGTGAGGCCATCACCTGCCTGGAATGGGACCAGTCAG GGTCCCGGCTCCTGTCTGCCGATGCTGACGGGCAGATCAAATGTTGGAGCATGGCTGACCACCTGGCCAACAGCTGGGAGAGCTCCGTGGGCAGCCAGGTGGAAGGGGACCCCATCGTGGCTCTGTCCTGGCTGCATAACGGGGTGAAACTGGCACTGCACGTAGAGAAG TCTGGTGCCTCCAGCTTCGGAGAAAAGTTCTCCCGGGTGAAATTCTCCCCGTCTCTCACGCTGTTTGGTGGCAAGCCGATGGAGGGTTGGATTGCGGTGACAGTCAGCGGCCTGGTCACTGTGTCCCTCCTGAAGCCCAGCGGGCAGGTGCTGACGTCCACGGAGAGCCTGTGCCGGCTGCGTGGCCGAGTGGCACTGGCCGACATCGCCTTCACAGGCGGTGGGAACATCGTTGTGGCCGCTGCGGACGGCAGCAGTGCATCGCCCGTGAAGTTCTACAAGGTGTGCGTGAGCGTGGTGAGCGAGAAGTGCCGCATCGACACGGAGATCCTGCCCTCGCTGTTTATGCGCTGCACCACCGACCCCAACCGCAAGGACCGGTTCCCTGCCATCACACACCTCAAGTTCCTGGCGAGAGACATGTCTGAGCAG GTGCTCCTGTGTGCATCCAGCCAGACCAGCAGCCTGGTGGAGTGCTGGTCCCTTCGGAAAGAGGGCCTTCCTGTGAACAACATCTTCCAGCAGATCTCGCCTGTGG TTGGTGACAAACAGCCCATGATCCTCAAGTGGCGGATCCTGTCAGCCACCAACGACCTGGACCGTGTATCAGCTGTGGCACTGCCGAAACTGCCCATCTCACTCACCAACACTGACCTCAAGGTGGCCAGTGACACCCAGTTCTATCCAGGCCTTG GCTTGGCGCTGGCCTTCCAGGACGGCAGCGTGCACATGGTGCATCGGCTATCCCTTCAGACCATGGCTGTATTCTACAGCTCGGCCCCACGCTCTCTGGATGAGCCTGCCCTGAAGCGCCCACGCACCACAGGCCCCGCCGTACACTTCAAGGCCATGCAGCTGTCCTGGACTTCGCTGGCCCTGGTGGGCATCGATAACCACGGGAAG CTCAGCATGCTGCGCATCTCTCCGTCCCTGGGCCACGCGCTGGAGCCCAAGCTAGCCCTGCAGCACCTGCTGTTCCTGCTGGAGTACTGCATGGTGACCGGCTACGACTGGTGGGACATCCTGCTCCACgtgcagccaggcatggtgcagagCCTGGTGGAGCGGCTGCACGAGGAGTACACACGCCAGAAGCCTGCCCTACAACAG GTCCTCTCCACCCGGATCTTGGCCATGAAGGCCTCGCTGTGCAAGCTGTCACCCTGCACCGTGGCTCGTGTGTGTGACTACCACACCAAGCTGTTCCTCATGGCTATCACATCCACTCTCAAGTCGCTGCTGCGCCCACACTTCCTCAACACCCCTGACAAGAGCCCTGGAGACCGCCTGGCCGAGATCTGTGCCAAGATCACTGATGTTG ACATCGACAAAGTCATGATCAACCTGAAGACAGAAGAGTTTGTCCTAGACATGAACACTTTGCAGGCGCTGCAGCAGTTGCTACAATGGGTGGGAGACTTCGTGCTCTACCTCCTGGTCAGCCTGCCCAACCAG GGCTCCGCACTGAGGCCGGGCCACAGCTTCCTCCGGGATGGTGCCTCACTGGGTATGCTGCGGGAATTGATGGTTGTCATCCGAATATGGGGCCTACTGAAGCCCAGTTGCCTGCCCGTCTATACAGCCACCTCAGACACCCAGGACAGCATGTCCCTGCTCTTCCGGCTGCTCACCAAGCTGTGGATTTGCT GCCGTGACGAGGGCCCAGCCAGTGAGCCCGATGAGGGCTTGGTGGACGAATGCTGCCTGCTGCCCAGCCAGCTGCTGGTCCCCAGCCTGGACTGGCTTCCTGCCAGTGACGGCCTGGTCAGTCGCCTGCAGCCCAAACAGCCCTTGCGCCTGCGCTTCGGCAGGGCACCCACCCTGCCCAGCAGCACCTCCACCCTGCAGCTGGACGGCCTCACCAG GGCCCCTGGGCAGCCCAAGATCGACCACCTTCGGAGGCTACACCTGGGTGCCTACCCCACGGAAGAGTGCAAAGCCTGCACCAG GTGTGGCTGTGTCACCATGCTGAAGTCACCCAACAAGACAACTGCTGTGAAACAGTGGGAACAGCGGTGGATCAAGAATTGCCTGTGTGGTGGGCTGTGGCGGAGAGTGcctctcagctgttcctga
- the Med16 gene encoding mediator of RNA polymerase II transcription subunit 16 isoform X1: protein MAAPDPGRWGECGPRPPGRLGARGGQEPGTVLGAVGMMDLAYVCEWEKWAKSTYCPSLPLACAWSCRNLIAFTTDLRNDDQDLTHMIHILDTEHPWEVHSVSSGHSEAITCLEWDQSGSRLLSADADGQIKCWSMADHLANSWESSVGSQVEGDPIVALSWLHNGVKLALHVEKSGASSFGEKFSRVKFSPSLTLFGGKPMEGWIAVTVSGLVTVSLLKPSGQVLTSTESLCRLRGRVALADIAFTGGGNIVVAAADGSSASPVKFYKVCVSVVSEKCRIDTEILPSLFMRCTTDPNRKDRFPAITHLKFLARDMSEQVLLCASSQTSSLVECWSLRKEGLPVNNIFQQISPVVGDKQPMILKWRILSATNDLDRVSAVALPKLPISLTNTDLKVASDTQFYPGLGLALAFQDGSVHMVHRLSLQTMAVFYSSAPRSLDEPALKRPRTTGPAVHFKAMQLSWTSLALVGIDNHGKLSMLRISPSLGHALEPKLALQHLLFLLEYCMVTGYDWWDILLHVQPGMVQSLVERLHEEYTRQKPALQQVLSTRILAMKASLCKLSPCTVARVCDYHTKLFLMAITSTLKSLLRPHFLNTPDKSPGDRLAEICAKITDVDIDKVMINLKTEEFVLDMNTLQALQQLLQWVGDFVLYLLVSLPNQGAEHSSGLPDSASHGPVLRSHVSPDFTKGSALRPGHSFLRDGASLGMLRELMVVIRIWGLLKPSCLPVYTATSDTQDSMSLLFRLLTKLWICCRDEGPASEPDEGLVDECCLLPSQLLVPSLDWLPASDGLVSRLQPKQPLRLRFGRAPTLPSSTSTLQLDGLTRAPGQPKIDHLRRLHLGAYPTEECKACTRCGCVTMLKSPNKTTAVKQWEQRWIKNCLCGGLWRRVPLSCS from the exons ATGGCGGCGCCGGATCCCGGGCGTTGGGGCGAGTGTGGACCGCGGCCGCCCGGTCGGCTGGGCGCCCGGGGCGGACAG gaGCCAGGGACCGTGCTGGGTGCGGTGGGCATGATGGACCTAGCCTATGTGTGCGAATGGGAGAAGTGGGCCAAGAGCACGTACTGCCCGTCGCTGCCCCTGGCCTGCGCCTGGTCCTGCAGGAACCTCATTGCCTTCACCACAGACCTACGCAATGATGACCAGG ACCTCACACACATGATTCATATCCTTGACACAGAACATCCCTGGGAAGTGCACTCTGTCAGCTCTGGCCACAGTGAGGCCATCACCTGCCTGGAATGGGACCAGTCAG GGTCCCGGCTCCTGTCTGCCGATGCTGACGGGCAGATCAAATGTTGGAGCATGGCTGACCACCTGGCCAACAGCTGGGAGAGCTCCGTGGGCAGCCAGGTGGAAGGGGACCCCATCGTGGCTCTGTCCTGGCTGCATAACGGGGTGAAACTGGCACTGCACGTAGAGAAG TCTGGTGCCTCCAGCTTCGGAGAAAAGTTCTCCCGGGTGAAATTCTCCCCGTCTCTCACGCTGTTTGGTGGCAAGCCGATGGAGGGTTGGATTGCGGTGACAGTCAGCGGCCTGGTCACTGTGTCCCTCCTGAAGCCCAGCGGGCAGGTGCTGACGTCCACGGAGAGCCTGTGCCGGCTGCGTGGCCGAGTGGCACTGGCCGACATCGCCTTCACAGGCGGTGGGAACATCGTTGTGGCCGCTGCGGACGGCAGCAGTGCATCGCCCGTGAAGTTCTACAAGGTGTGCGTGAGCGTGGTGAGCGAGAAGTGCCGCATCGACACGGAGATCCTGCCCTCGCTGTTTATGCGCTGCACCACCGACCCCAACCGCAAGGACCGGTTCCCTGCCATCACACACCTCAAGTTCCTGGCGAGAGACATGTCTGAGCAG GTGCTCCTGTGTGCATCCAGCCAGACCAGCAGCCTGGTGGAGTGCTGGTCCCTTCGGAAAGAGGGCCTTCCTGTGAACAACATCTTCCAGCAGATCTCGCCTGTGG TTGGTGACAAACAGCCCATGATCCTCAAGTGGCGGATCCTGTCAGCCACCAACGACCTGGACCGTGTATCAGCTGTGGCACTGCCGAAACTGCCCATCTCACTCACCAACACTGACCTCAAGGTGGCCAGTGACACCCAGTTCTATCCAGGCCTTG GCTTGGCGCTGGCCTTCCAGGACGGCAGCGTGCACATGGTGCATCGGCTATCCCTTCAGACCATGGCTGTATTCTACAGCTCGGCCCCACGCTCTCTGGATGAGCCTGCCCTGAAGCGCCCACGCACCACAGGCCCCGCCGTACACTTCAAGGCCATGCAGCTGTCCTGGACTTCGCTGGCCCTGGTGGGCATCGATAACCACGGGAAG CTCAGCATGCTGCGCATCTCTCCGTCCCTGGGCCACGCGCTGGAGCCCAAGCTAGCCCTGCAGCACCTGCTGTTCCTGCTGGAGTACTGCATGGTGACCGGCTACGACTGGTGGGACATCCTGCTCCACgtgcagccaggcatggtgcagagCCTGGTGGAGCGGCTGCACGAGGAGTACACACGCCAGAAGCCTGCCCTACAACAG GTCCTCTCCACCCGGATCTTGGCCATGAAGGCCTCGCTGTGCAAGCTGTCACCCTGCACCGTGGCTCGTGTGTGTGACTACCACACCAAGCTGTTCCTCATGGCTATCACATCCACTCTCAAGTCGCTGCTGCGCCCACACTTCCTCAACACCCCTGACAAGAGCCCTGGAGACCGCCTGGCCGAGATCTGTGCCAAGATCACTGATGTTG ACATCGACAAAGTCATGATCAACCTGAAGACAGAAGAGTTTGTCCTAGACATGAACACTTTGCAGGCGCTGCAGCAGTTGCTACAATGGGTGGGAGACTTCGTGCTCTACCTCCTGGTCAGCCTGCCCAACCAG GGTGCTGAGCACAGTTCTGGCCTCCCCGACTCTGCCAGCCATGGCCCTGTGCTGAGGTCACATGTGTCCCCTGACTTCACCAAG GGCTCCGCACTGAGGCCGGGCCACAGCTTCCTCCGGGATGGTGCCTCACTGGGTATGCTGCGGGAATTGATGGTTGTCATCCGAATATGGGGCCTACTGAAGCCCAGTTGCCTGCCCGTCTATACAGCCACCTCAGACACCCAGGACAGCATGTCCCTGCTCTTCCGGCTGCTCACCAAGCTGTGGATTTGCT GCCGTGACGAGGGCCCAGCCAGTGAGCCCGATGAGGGCTTGGTGGACGAATGCTGCCTGCTGCCCAGCCAGCTGCTGGTCCCCAGCCTGGACTGGCTTCCTGCCAGTGACGGCCTGGTCAGTCGCCTGCAGCCCAAACAGCCCTTGCGCCTGCGCTTCGGCAGGGCACCCACCCTGCCCAGCAGCACCTCCACCCTGCAGCTGGACGGCCTCACCAG GGCCCCTGGGCAGCCCAAGATCGACCACCTTCGGAGGCTACACCTGGGTGCCTACCCCACGGAAGAGTGCAAAGCCTGCACCAG GTGTGGCTGTGTCACCATGCTGAAGTCACCCAACAAGACAACTGCTGTGAAACAGTGGGAACAGCGGTGGATCAAGAATTGCCTGTGTGGTGGGCTGTGGCGGAGAGTGcctctcagctgttcctga
- the Med16 gene encoding mediator of RNA polymerase II transcription subunit 16 isoform X2, whose translation MAAPDPGRWGECGPRPPGRLGARGGQPGTVLGAVGMMDLAYVCEWEKWAKSTYCPSLPLACAWSCRNLIAFTTDLRNDDQDLTHMIHILDTEHPWEVHSVSSGHSEAITCLEWDQSGSRLLSADADGQIKCWSMADHLANSWESSVGSQVEGDPIVALSWLHNGVKLALHVEKSGASSFGEKFSRVKFSPSLTLFGGKPMEGWIAVTVSGLVTVSLLKPSGQVLTSTESLCRLRGRVALADIAFTGGGNIVVAAADGSSASPVKFYKVCVSVVSEKCRIDTEILPSLFMRCTTDPNRKDRFPAITHLKFLARDMSEQVLLCASSQTSSLVECWSLRKEGLPVNNIFQQISPVVGDKQPMILKWRILSATNDLDRVSAVALPKLPISLTNTDLKVASDTQFYPGLGLALAFQDGSVHMVHRLSLQTMAVFYSSAPRSLDEPALKRPRTTGPAVHFKAMQLSWTSLALVGIDNHGKLSMLRISPSLGHALEPKLALQHLLFLLEYCMVTGYDWWDILLHVQPGMVQSLVERLHEEYTRQKPALQQVLSTRILAMKASLCKLSPCTVARVCDYHTKLFLMAITSTLKSLLRPHFLNTPDKSPGDRLAEICAKITDVDIDKVMINLKTEEFVLDMNTLQALQQLLQWVGDFVLYLLVSLPNQGAEHSSGLPDSASHGPVLRSHVSPDFTKGSALRPGHSFLRDGASLGMLRELMVVIRIWGLLKPSCLPVYTATSDTQDSMSLLFRLLTKLWICCRDEGPASEPDEGLVDECCLLPSQLLVPSLDWLPASDGLVSRLQPKQPLRLRFGRAPTLPSSTSTLQLDGLTRAPGQPKIDHLRRLHLGAYPTEECKACTRCGCVTMLKSPNKTTAVKQWEQRWIKNCLCGGLWRRVPLSCS comes from the exons ATGGCGGCGCCGGATCCCGGGCGTTGGGGCGAGTGTGGACCGCGGCCGCCCGGTCGGCTGGGCGCCCGGGGCGGACAG CCAGGGACCGTGCTGGGTGCGGTGGGCATGATGGACCTAGCCTATGTGTGCGAATGGGAGAAGTGGGCCAAGAGCACGTACTGCCCGTCGCTGCCCCTGGCCTGCGCCTGGTCCTGCAGGAACCTCATTGCCTTCACCACAGACCTACGCAATGATGACCAGG ACCTCACACACATGATTCATATCCTTGACACAGAACATCCCTGGGAAGTGCACTCTGTCAGCTCTGGCCACAGTGAGGCCATCACCTGCCTGGAATGGGACCAGTCAG GGTCCCGGCTCCTGTCTGCCGATGCTGACGGGCAGATCAAATGTTGGAGCATGGCTGACCACCTGGCCAACAGCTGGGAGAGCTCCGTGGGCAGCCAGGTGGAAGGGGACCCCATCGTGGCTCTGTCCTGGCTGCATAACGGGGTGAAACTGGCACTGCACGTAGAGAAG TCTGGTGCCTCCAGCTTCGGAGAAAAGTTCTCCCGGGTGAAATTCTCCCCGTCTCTCACGCTGTTTGGTGGCAAGCCGATGGAGGGTTGGATTGCGGTGACAGTCAGCGGCCTGGTCACTGTGTCCCTCCTGAAGCCCAGCGGGCAGGTGCTGACGTCCACGGAGAGCCTGTGCCGGCTGCGTGGCCGAGTGGCACTGGCCGACATCGCCTTCACAGGCGGTGGGAACATCGTTGTGGCCGCTGCGGACGGCAGCAGTGCATCGCCCGTGAAGTTCTACAAGGTGTGCGTGAGCGTGGTGAGCGAGAAGTGCCGCATCGACACGGAGATCCTGCCCTCGCTGTTTATGCGCTGCACCACCGACCCCAACCGCAAGGACCGGTTCCCTGCCATCACACACCTCAAGTTCCTGGCGAGAGACATGTCTGAGCAG GTGCTCCTGTGTGCATCCAGCCAGACCAGCAGCCTGGTGGAGTGCTGGTCCCTTCGGAAAGAGGGCCTTCCTGTGAACAACATCTTCCAGCAGATCTCGCCTGTGG TTGGTGACAAACAGCCCATGATCCTCAAGTGGCGGATCCTGTCAGCCACCAACGACCTGGACCGTGTATCAGCTGTGGCACTGCCGAAACTGCCCATCTCACTCACCAACACTGACCTCAAGGTGGCCAGTGACACCCAGTTCTATCCAGGCCTTG GCTTGGCGCTGGCCTTCCAGGACGGCAGCGTGCACATGGTGCATCGGCTATCCCTTCAGACCATGGCTGTATTCTACAGCTCGGCCCCACGCTCTCTGGATGAGCCTGCCCTGAAGCGCCCACGCACCACAGGCCCCGCCGTACACTTCAAGGCCATGCAGCTGTCCTGGACTTCGCTGGCCCTGGTGGGCATCGATAACCACGGGAAG CTCAGCATGCTGCGCATCTCTCCGTCCCTGGGCCACGCGCTGGAGCCCAAGCTAGCCCTGCAGCACCTGCTGTTCCTGCTGGAGTACTGCATGGTGACCGGCTACGACTGGTGGGACATCCTGCTCCACgtgcagccaggcatggtgcagagCCTGGTGGAGCGGCTGCACGAGGAGTACACACGCCAGAAGCCTGCCCTACAACAG GTCCTCTCCACCCGGATCTTGGCCATGAAGGCCTCGCTGTGCAAGCTGTCACCCTGCACCGTGGCTCGTGTGTGTGACTACCACACCAAGCTGTTCCTCATGGCTATCACATCCACTCTCAAGTCGCTGCTGCGCCCACACTTCCTCAACACCCCTGACAAGAGCCCTGGAGACCGCCTGGCCGAGATCTGTGCCAAGATCACTGATGTTG ACATCGACAAAGTCATGATCAACCTGAAGACAGAAGAGTTTGTCCTAGACATGAACACTTTGCAGGCGCTGCAGCAGTTGCTACAATGGGTGGGAGACTTCGTGCTCTACCTCCTGGTCAGCCTGCCCAACCAG GGTGCTGAGCACAGTTCTGGCCTCCCCGACTCTGCCAGCCATGGCCCTGTGCTGAGGTCACATGTGTCCCCTGACTTCACCAAG GGCTCCGCACTGAGGCCGGGCCACAGCTTCCTCCGGGATGGTGCCTCACTGGGTATGCTGCGGGAATTGATGGTTGTCATCCGAATATGGGGCCTACTGAAGCCCAGTTGCCTGCCCGTCTATACAGCCACCTCAGACACCCAGGACAGCATGTCCCTGCTCTTCCGGCTGCTCACCAAGCTGTGGATTTGCT GCCGTGACGAGGGCCCAGCCAGTGAGCCCGATGAGGGCTTGGTGGACGAATGCTGCCTGCTGCCCAGCCAGCTGCTGGTCCCCAGCCTGGACTGGCTTCCTGCCAGTGACGGCCTGGTCAGTCGCCTGCAGCCCAAACAGCCCTTGCGCCTGCGCTTCGGCAGGGCACCCACCCTGCCCAGCAGCACCTCCACCCTGCAGCTGGACGGCCTCACCAG GGCCCCTGGGCAGCCCAAGATCGACCACCTTCGGAGGCTACACCTGGGTGCCTACCCCACGGAAGAGTGCAAAGCCTGCACCAG GTGTGGCTGTGTCACCATGCTGAAGTCACCCAACAAGACAACTGCTGTGAAACAGTGGGAACAGCGGTGGATCAAGAATTGCCTGTGTGGTGGGCTGTGGCGGAGAGTGcctctcagctgttcctga